The following are encoded in a window of Fusarium oxysporum f. sp. lycopersici 4287 chromosome 5, whole genome shotgun sequence genomic DNA:
- a CDS encoding UDP-glucose 4-epimerase, which translates to MGSLVLSSGTTTPITSTAQSLKSSSRPSTPATEQDLLFSRPPSPTRTTPDEYVLVVGGLGYIGSHTTWELLKDGSNVVVIDNLSNAFVNVLDTLNDMTDQRFSISRRRRRPDLHFYEADFRDDAKIQEILTLYSSPSGSQIKRVIHFAAYKSVSESIEQPLKYYGNNVGGLIRFCNTLSTFNIKNLIFSSSATVYGSLADAGGRLVEESCTHTTTEWRDASGQNQTTLSGCTGLTNPYGRTKWICEAILSDLAVADPEWTITALRYFNPIGCDESGRLGEDPRVAPTNLMPVLLKVMLGEIDQLEVFGTDWDTRDGTAIRDFIHVSDLARGHLAALTVKDGQGFQTFNIGTGTGQTVYEVVEAMETASGRAIPVMKVGRRQGDVGACVADPGRAMTQLGWKPQKTLLDSCRDLCRFLEANGTRISL; encoded by the coding sequence ATGGGTTCTCTTGTATTATCCTCAGGCACTACAACCCCAATCACAAGCACTGCCCAGTCATTGAAGTCATCATCTCGACCAAGTACTCCTGCAACTGAACAAGACCTTCTGTTCAGCCGTCCTCCCTCTCCCACCCGTACAACTCCAGATGAGTACGTCCTCGTCGTTGGTGGCCTTGGCTACATCGGCAGCCACACAACTTGGGAGCTCCTAAAAGATGGAAGCAATGTCGTTGTCATCGACAACCTCAGCAATGCTTTTGTTAATGTTCTTGATACACTCAACGACATGACGGACCAACGCTTCAGCATcagtcgtcgtcgtcgtcgtccaGACCTTCACTTCTACGAGGCTGACTTTCGAGACGATGCCAAAATCCAGGAGATCTTGACCCTTTACTCCTCACCTTCTGGGTCCCAAATCAAACGAGTTATTCACTTTGCTGCATACAAATCTGTCTCGGAAAGTATTGAACAGCCACTCAAGTACTATGGCAACAACGTCGGTGGGCTCATCAGATTCTGCAACACGTTGTCAACCTTCAACATTAAGAACCTcatcttctcgtcatcaGCTACTGTGTATGGTTCACTTGCAGATGCAGGTGGTCGTTTAGTCGAAGAGTCTTGCACTCATACTACAACGGAGTGGCGCGATGCTAGTGGCCAGAATCAAACAACTCTTTCCGGCTGCACGGGCCTCACGAATCCATATGGGCGAACAAAATGGATCTGTGAAGCTATCCTGTCTGATTTAGCTGTGGCTGATCCAGAATGGACTATCACTGCTTTACGGTATTTCAACCCCATTGGCTGTGATGAATCAGGCCGCTTGGGAGAAGATCCCCGTGTTGCACCAACCAACTTGATGCCTGTCCTCCTCAAAGTCATGCTTGGCGAGATAGATCAACTGGAAGTGTTCGGTACAGACTGGGACACCCGGGACGGAACTGCTATCCGAGACTTCATCCATGTCTCTGATCTTGCCAGGGGTCATCTAGCCGCCCTTACCGTGAAGGACGGCCAAGGTTTCCAGACCTTCAATATTGGTACCGGAACTGGCCAGACGGTGTACGAGGTTGTTGAAGCTATGGAGACTGCCTCAGGAAGAGCCATTCCCGTGATGAAAGTGGGACGCCGCCAAGGTGATGTCGGAGCCTGTGTCGCTGATCCTGGAAGAGCCATGACCCAACTTGGATGGAAGCCCCAGAAGACTTTACTTGACAGTTGCCGAGACCTGTGCAGATTTCTGGAGGCAAATGGGACCAGGATAAGCCTGTGA
- a CDS encoding murein transglycosylase, with translation MPTAISKRSSFSNNAETDTAVTMSPSNPIIPGFSPDPSIVKVGEWYFLVNSTFHMFPGIPVYASKDLLSWKHIGNVISRPGQVALNRSDTDVNHMPDVGEVMLATGGLFAPTIRYNNGTFYVVCTNVVRAAEDTRYALQNFIATTKDIWSGQWNDLIWYDFNGIDPSILFDDDGKTYIQGSKAPGPYTKIAQFEIDIETGKKLSDEKILWEGTGGVYPEGPHMYKRNGWYCLMISEGGTHEDHMITMARSRDVWGPYEPCPENPILVPASKDMYIRHTGHCDVFEDENGQWWGALLGVRRDKDGRYNMGRESHLTPAEWTDDWLRLESVEATIDTSRLTSANAVQGLTAVEGVDFMYIRDPILENYKIDSGSKTISVTSSSVDLSHPRESPSFVGKRQRLHAGQSSATFKINASSAEAKLKTGLAVYKDEHRYLRVFYDTAQKAVIYEFVNNAKDLKKTEQRALDKDADTIQFRFEYTEQEYRVFYTAGKDWEHIATLDTLDMTGPDFVGPVIGVVALAQESVTVEVVDLQVE, from the exons ATGCCAACTGCCATCTCGAAAaggtcaagcttctccaacaacGCAGAGACAGATACTGCAGTCACAATGTCGCCCTCCAACCCCATCATCCCTGGCTTCTCGCCCGATCCGTCCATCGTCAAGGTTGGCGAGTGGTACTTTCTTGTCAACTCCACTTTTCACATGTTTCCTGGTATTCCAGTTTACGCCTCCAAGGATCTTCTGTCATGGAAGCATATCG GAAATGTTATCAGTAGACCGGGACAGGTTGCTTTGAATCGGTCAGACACTGATGTCAATCATATGCCggatgttggagaagtcATGCTCGCGACTGGCGGTCTTTTTGCGCCAACGATTCGTTACAACAATGGTACTTTCTACGTTGTCTGCACGAATGTCGTGAGAGCAGCAGAGGATACTCGGTATGCTTTGCAGAACTTCATCGCTACCACGAAGGATATCTGGTCAGGTCAGTGGAACGATTTGATCTGGTATGACTTCAATGGTATTGATCCAAGTATTCtttttgatgatgatggcaagACATATATCCAGGGCTCAAAGGCCCCAGGACCTTACACCAAGATCGCTCAGTTTGAGATTGACATCGAGACGGGCAAGAAGTTATCTGACGAAAAGATCCTCTGGGAGGGTACAGGAGGCGTTTATCCCGAGGGGCCGCATATGTACAAGCGAAATGGCTGGTACTGCCTCATGATTTCTGAGGGAGGAACACACGAAGACCATATGATCACCATGGCTCGATCTCGCGACGTCTGGGGTCCTTACGAGCCATGCCCGGAGAACCCCATTCTGGTCCCGGCAAGCAAAGACATGTACATTCGCCATACTGGCCACTGCGACGTATTCGAGGATGAGAACGGTCAGTGGTGGGGAGCTCTTCTCGGAGTACGCAGAGATAAAGACGGAAGATACAACATGGGTCGAGAGTCGCATCTCACGCCTGCAGAGTGGACCGATGATTGGCTCCGCCTTGAATCTGTCGAGGCTACAATCGATACATCCCGGCTCACGAGTGCCAACGCAGTGCAGGGATTGACAGCAGTGGAGGGCGTGGATTTTATGTACATCCGAGACCCAATTTTGGAGAACTACAAGATTGACAGCGGAAGCAAGACGATCAGTGTAACATCATCATCCGTCGATCTATCGCATCCACGGGAATCACCTAGTTTTGTGGGTAAGCGACAGCGTCTGCACGCAGGCCAAAGCAGCGCaaccttcaagatcaacgcATCTTCCGCTGAGGCAAAGTTGAAGACCGGTCTGGCAGTTTACAAAGACGAGCACCGCTACTTGCGCGTCTTTTACGACACCGCTCAAAAGGCAGTGATTTACGAATTCGTCAATAACGCCAAGGATCTCAAAAAGACGGAACAGCGTGCGCTGGACAAGGATGCTGACACCATCCAATTCCGCTTTGAGTACACTGAGCAGGAATATCGGGTATTTTACACAGCCGGGAAAGACTGGGAGCATATTGCGACGCTTGATACGCTCGATATGACTGGACCAGACTTTGTAGGTCCCGTTATCGGCGTGGTTGCCTTGGCGCAGGAGAGTGTCACGGTTGAAGTCGTCGATCTGCAAGTTGAGTAG